A window of Halobellus sp. LT62 contains these coding sequences:
- a CDS encoding mechanosensitive ion channel family protein, translating into MFSQNTVFTLQIGGAINEALASAVSYLPTVIAALIILIVGYVIGRLLGGLVTRIIRRIGVDRYTEGTAMETVGEEDGVARALGKVVSYYVYFVAILAAADVLDIPQLTQLLSELAAFLPVILGALVVLVIGFIVGRVIGDLVADIVGGFDVGRYLRETPLERLSDSEGEFGRIIGLLVTYYIYLLTLLAVADILAIDALSTLLDTFAGYLPALVGGLLVLLVGIWVAERVGRLVSEMGEGRTVHVASLIVKVLIYYITITIAVATIGFEILVLTNLFTAFVAAFFGALAIALAIGIGLAVGLGGQEYVAENIDGWVASARDVAADDTAGGSGVADTDSPTESAEFEESEEFEEPGESEDSEESQ; encoded by the coding sequence ATGTTCAGCCAGAACACAGTTTTCACGTTGCAGATCGGTGGAGCGATCAACGAAGCGCTCGCGAGCGCGGTCAGCTATCTCCCGACCGTCATCGCCGCGCTCATTATTCTCATCGTCGGGTACGTCATCGGTCGGTTGCTCGGCGGACTCGTCACGCGAATCATCCGTCGAATCGGTGTCGATCGGTACACCGAAGGAACAGCGATGGAAACCGTGGGAGAGGAAGACGGCGTCGCCCGCGCGCTCGGGAAAGTCGTCTCCTACTACGTCTACTTCGTCGCGATTCTCGCGGCGGCGGACGTACTGGACATCCCGCAGCTGACGCAGCTTCTCTCCGAGTTGGCCGCGTTCCTCCCCGTCATCTTGGGCGCGCTCGTCGTGCTCGTTATCGGATTCATCGTCGGACGCGTCATCGGTGACCTCGTCGCCGACATCGTCGGTGGCTTCGACGTAGGCCGATACCTGCGCGAAACACCGCTGGAGCGTCTCAGCGACTCCGAGGGAGAGTTCGGGCGGATCATCGGACTGCTCGTGACGTACTACATCTACCTGTTGACTCTCTTGGCCGTTGCCGACATTCTCGCGATCGACGCGCTCTCGACGCTCCTCGACACGTTCGCCGGATACCTCCCCGCGCTGGTCGGCGGACTGTTGGTCCTGCTCGTGGGGATTTGGGTCGCCGAGCGCGTCGGCCGACTCGTGAGCGAGATGGGCGAGGGACGGACGGTCCACGTCGCGAGCCTTATCGTCAAAGTTCTCATCTACTACATCACGATCACCATCGCGGTGGCGACGATCGGGTTCGAGATTCTCGTCCTCACGAACCTCTTCACCGCGTTCGTTGCGGCCTTCTTCGGTGCGTTGGCGATTGCACTCGCGATCGGTATCGGCCTCGCCGTCGGGCTCGGTGGACAGGAGTACGTCGCAGAGAACATCGACGGATGGGTCGCGTCCGCGCGCGACGTGGCCGCTGACGATACAGCTGGAGGGAGCGGCGTTGCTGATACCGACTCCCCTACGGAATCAGCGGAGTTCGAGGAATCGGAGGAATTCGAGGAACCGGGGGAATCAGAGGATTCGGAAGAATCTCAGTGA
- a CDS encoding class I adenylate-forming enzyme family protein has translation MQDIRAFKRAAKRYGDRTALITERGETRTYAALDRRTDALARALDERIGDDRTAALLNNGPAAVETMLAAQKRGSANAQLSFRGAAGELREMIRTAEAAALIYDEANAEMASAVLAEMDLEAALYVGEGDPRAADAERYDAVVSDAEPDYPVTREPTAETGILYTSGTTSKPKAVLQDQRRVWLGASQVVMEHGLGPDDVALVTTPWYHDVTTVAWIYPHLQVGATLVLQPTFEPPETMSLLEEHGVTGLLAVPAQLEALLNVDAEGSYDLSTLSYVRTGGAVVSSSLVERVRDRLTDGVYNTYGLTEGISNLTHAYPEEQLENPGTVGNASFNWELRVVEAAEPDEEPDPEAVVDHGESGELIGNGPFVDGYLDSPKAEERLFVGEEWLRTMDIAHVDADGGLHIVDRVDNMIVSGGENVYPQEVQLAVEDHPAVREAAVVGLPDDQWGERIAAVVVAEDVTEDALDEHCRQHEDLADFKRPRSYVLTAEELPRSDTGNLLRDEIRQTYFE, from the coding sequence ATGCAAGATATACGAGCGTTCAAACGCGCGGCGAAGCGGTACGGAGACCGGACGGCACTCATCACCGAGCGCGGAGAGACTCGGACGTACGCGGCGCTCGATCGACGGACGGACGCACTCGCTCGCGCGCTGGACGAACGAATCGGTGACGATCGGACGGCGGCGCTACTCAATAACGGCCCTGCGGCCGTGGAAACGATGCTCGCCGCGCAGAAACGCGGGAGCGCCAACGCGCAATTGAGTTTCCGCGGGGCGGCGGGCGAGCTTCGCGAGATGATTCGGACCGCCGAGGCAGCGGCGCTGATCTACGACGAGGCGAACGCCGAGATGGCGTCAGCGGTGCTCGCAGAGATGGATCTCGAGGCCGCGCTGTACGTCGGAGAGGGTGATCCGCGTGCGGCGGATGCCGAGCGATACGACGCGGTCGTCTCGGACGCCGAGCCTGACTATCCGGTGACTCGAGAACCGACAGCCGAGACCGGAATTCTCTACACGAGCGGGACGACGAGCAAGCCGAAAGCGGTGTTACAGGACCAGCGTCGCGTCTGGCTGGGTGCGTCGCAGGTAGTGATGGAACACGGTCTCGGCCCCGACGACGTCGCACTGGTGACGACCCCGTGGTATCACGACGTCACGACGGTCGCGTGGATCTATCCCCACCTCCAAGTGGGCGCGACGCTCGTTCTCCAACCGACGTTCGAGCCGCCGGAGACGATGTCGCTCCTCGAAGAGCACGGAGTGACCGGGCTCCTCGCGGTCCCGGCGCAACTCGAAGCGCTCCTGAACGTCGACGCGGAAGGTTCCTACGACCTTTCGACGCTCTCGTACGTCCGAACAGGTGGCGCTGTCGTCTCATCGTCGCTCGTCGAACGGGTCCGGGATCGATTGACAGACGGCGTCTACAACACGTACGGGCTGACGGAGGGAATCTCGAACCTCACGCACGCCTACCCAGAGGAGCAACTCGAGAACCCGGGGACCGTGGGGAACGCGTCGTTCAACTGGGAGCTCCGCGTCGTCGAAGCAGCCGAGCCCGACGAAGAGCCGGATCCAGAGGCCGTCGTCGACCACGGCGAGAGCGGAGAGCTGATCGGGAACGGACCGTTCGTCGACGGGTATCTCGATAGCCCGAAAGCCGAAGAGCGACTGTTCGTGGGCGAAGAGTGGCTACGCACGATGGACATCGCGCACGTCGACGCGGACGGCGGTTTGCACATCGTCGACCGGGTGGACAATATGATCGTCAGCGGGGGCGAGAACGTCTATCCGCAGGAAGTCCAATTGGCCGTGGAGGACCACCCCGCCGTCAGGGAAGCCGCGGTCGTCGGCCTCCCGGACGATCAGTGGGGCGAACGGATCGCCGCGGTGGTCGTCGCCGAGGACGTGACCGAGGACGCGCTGGACGAACACTGCAGACAACACGAGGACCTCGCGGACTTCAAACGGCCGCGGTCGTACGTGCTGACCGCGGAGGAACTGCCCCGATCCGACACCGGAAACCTCCTCCGAGACGAGATCCGACAGACGTACTTCGAGTGA
- a CDS encoding amino acid ABC transporter substrate-binding protein, with protein MSNRRQFITTVGAGTVTAVAGCLGAGGEGDDGNGNGGDSGGDTGGGTTTGSATDESSEPITIAATVSRSGSFSSAGEDVETAYRLGEQMINDSGGLLGRDVEVIIRDDESDAQKVREGLQAIISNNDVDMIWGTFGSLLVASAAAVAEREELPMLSANFAFMEPHLNNNYEWTFAPFPKSRDMANGAVKLANLAPEDNRPVNVGIWQTNTGWGAELGRVWSEALEDNGHEVVLNEKFQIGSSDFSTLISQSKSANVEYLLSNPAPGGGITAVKQMQEADFLPKLATIERAATITSWLDATGTAGLYTQSTPGWVPGMVDNGNEEMLEAFRAQDGVASDAYPAPTVGGSYNVAQTAKQAVEAAGTVDPDTVRETLLNTEFRTVLGEFNFDENGMPVEGDLAPPMGQWQDGLLRLVIPSDVDSEASTDLVYPAPAYDDR; from the coding sequence ATGAGTAACAGACGACAGTTTATCACGACGGTCGGTGCTGGAACCGTCACCGCCGTCGCCGGATGCCTCGGAGCCGGTGGCGAGGGAGACGACGGGAACGGGAATGGGGGCGATTCGGGCGGTGACACCGGCGGGGGCACGACGACCGGAAGCGCCACCGACGAGAGCAGCGAACCCATCACGATCGCGGCGACGGTGTCGCGCTCGGGATCGTTCTCTTCGGCCGGCGAGGACGTCGAGACCGCCTACCGCTTGGGCGAGCAGATGATCAACGACAGCGGCGGCCTCCTCGGTCGCGACGTGGAAGTGATTATCAGAGACGACGAGAGCGACGCCCAAAAGGTTCGCGAGGGGTTGCAAGCGATCATCTCGAACAACGATGTCGATATGATCTGGGGGACGTTCGGGAGCCTGTTGGTCGCGTCGGCAGCGGCCGTCGCCGAGCGCGAGGAGCTCCCGATGCTAAGCGCGAATTTCGCGTTTATGGAACCCCACCTGAACAACAACTACGAGTGGACGTTCGCGCCGTTCCCCAAGAGTCGAGATATGGCGAACGGGGCGGTGAAACTCGCGAACTTGGCCCCCGAGGACAACCGACCCGTGAACGTCGGGATCTGGCAGACCAACACCGGTTGGGGCGCAGAGCTCGGACGGGTCTGGTCGGAAGCGCTCGAAGACAACGGCCACGAGGTCGTGCTCAACGAGAAATTCCAGATCGGATCCTCGGATTTCTCCACACTCATCTCACAAAGCAAGAGCGCGAACGTGGAGTACCTGCTCAGTAACCCAGCGCCCGGCGGGGGAATCACGGCCGTCAAGCAGATGCAGGAAGCGGATTTCCTCCCGAAACTCGCCACGATCGAACGGGCCGCGACCATCACCTCTTGGTTGGACGCGACGGGCACCGCCGGCCTGTACACGCAATCGACGCCGGGATGGGTGCCGGGAATGGTCGACAACGGCAACGAGGAGATGTTGGAAGCCTTCCGCGCCCAAGACGGCGTGGCGTCGGACGCGTACCCCGCGCCGACTGTCGGGGGATCGTACAACGTCGCGCAGACGGCGAAACAGGCGGTCGAAGCGGCGGGAACGGTCGATCCCGACACGGTGCGGGAAACGCTTCTCAACACCGAGTTCAGGACGGTTCTCGGTGAATTCAACTTCGACGAGAACGGGATGCCCGTCGAGGGTGACCTCGCTCCGCCGATGGGGCAGTGGCAGGACGGCCTCCTCCGCCTCGTGATCCCGTCCGACGTGGACAGCGAGGCGTCGACAGATCTGGTGTACCCCGCACCAGCGTACGACGACCGCTGA
- a CDS encoding IclR family transcriptional regulator — protein MVPLQTVSRAFEVLDLLEREREAGPAKIAALMDVNRSTAHDYLVSLESTGFVVREDGTYRIGYRFLQRGSRLKYRNRFFHSSDIVLGKLSKQSGELAQLGMVESDEWVMLHEEGDITSVQTGTYPGFRTPIHTHAAGKVLLAHLPEARIDEILAVDELERVTEHTVTDPDDLRRDLDEIRERGYAIDHEEQVVGIGFVACPVIEDGELLGSVSVACPTGRLQQDDYRRDLIQDVRAAAEEISVNYRFY, from the coding sequence ATGGTCCCACTCCAGACGGTTTCGCGGGCGTTCGAGGTGCTCGACCTGCTAGAACGCGAGCGGGAAGCCGGCCCCGCGAAGATCGCGGCGCTGATGGACGTCAACCGTAGCACCGCCCACGACTACCTCGTCTCTCTCGAATCGACGGGCTTTGTCGTCAGGGAGGATGGGACGTACCGGATCGGCTATCGATTCTTACAGCGGGGGAGCCGCCTCAAGTACCGAAACCGGTTCTTTCACTCCTCGGACATCGTTTTGGGCAAGCTCTCGAAGCAATCGGGTGAACTGGCGCAACTCGGTATGGTGGAGTCCGACGAGTGGGTGATGCTCCACGAGGAAGGAGATATCACCTCCGTCCAAACCGGCACCTATCCCGGATTCCGGACGCCGATTCACACGCACGCGGCCGGGAAAGTGCTTCTCGCGCACCTTCCGGAGGCCCGAATCGATGAAATCCTCGCTGTCGACGAACTGGAGCGGGTCACAGAGCACACGGTCACCGATCCCGACGACCTCCGCCGCGACCTCGACGAAATCCGCGAGCGGGGGTACGCTATCGACCACGAAGAGCAGGTCGTCGGAATCGGCTTCGTCGCGTGTCCGGTGATCGAAGACGGGGAACTTCTGGGCAGCGTCTCCGTGGCCTGTCCCACCGGGCGACTCCAGCAGGACGACTACCGTCGGGATCTGATTCAAGACGTCCGGGCGGCGGCAGAAGAGATCAGCGTCAACTATCGGTTTTACTGA
- a CDS encoding class I adenylate-forming enzyme family protein, giving the protein MLFPQLFEQSVARTPERPAIVHLNGDETLTYAELQTQAYAVANELHERGIEPGDRVAICMANHPEHVVTFIGTQLAGVVAVPFNFRVAAGGVRYHLADSDPELFFFDSISRDSVERIADEIDVDSVYVGDETPEFAESFESFSDSAPERPDVSIGHDDPSVMLYSSGTTGDPKGIPIDHEATVDRWIINSLGQRYYLEETLIGVMPLYHTVGLHGILCGLLSMSGTYLCMSQFDPEIAVRAIEEHRVTALHEAPTIFANMLDSEAIEDTDLSSVRAIGYSGAPMSQSIFDRTIETFEPEHIANLYGTTEVYGTLAYLDLHEIDDPTVTGPANVGIETRVVEVNADSPDDRVAPGEQGELIVNTDSSVSFEGYWNKPEATAEAIRDGWFYTGDAARLTEENRIVITGRVDDMIISGGENIHPTEVEDVLLTHPAVSDVGVVGHADDEWGSIVVAFVERSGDVTAEELDQWCRDSDELADYKRPREYRFIDELPRNPSGKIERYKLEADDS; this is encoded by the coding sequence ATGCTGTTCCCACAATTGTTCGAACAATCGGTCGCGAGAACGCCCGAGCGCCCCGCGATCGTCCATCTCAACGGCGACGAAACGCTGACGTACGCCGAATTGCAGACACAGGCGTACGCGGTCGCTAACGAACTGCACGAACGGGGAATCGAACCCGGTGACAGAGTCGCGATCTGTATGGCGAATCACCCCGAACACGTCGTCACTTTCATCGGGACGCAGTTGGCCGGCGTCGTCGCCGTGCCGTTCAACTTCCGCGTCGCCGCTGGCGGCGTCCGATACCATCTCGCCGATTCCGACCCCGAACTGTTCTTCTTCGATTCGATTTCCCGGGACTCGGTCGAACGTATCGCCGACGAGATCGACGTCGACTCGGTGTATGTCGGCGACGAAACGCCCGAATTCGCCGAATCGTTCGAGTCGTTCAGCGATTCCGCACCCGAGCGACCGGACGTTTCGATCGGCCACGACGACCCGAGCGTGATGCTGTACAGTTCGGGGACGACCGGCGATCCGAAGGGAATCCCGATCGATCACGAGGCGACCGTCGATCGGTGGATCATCAACTCGCTCGGACAGCGATACTACCTCGAAGAGACGCTGATCGGCGTGATGCCGCTGTATCACACCGTCGGCCTTCACGGCATCCTCTGCGGTCTGCTCTCGATGAGCGGGACGTATCTCTGTATGTCGCAATTCGATCCGGAAATCGCCGTGCGTGCCATCGAGGAGCACCGAGTCACCGCACTCCACGAAGCCCCGACGATCTTTGCGAATATGCTCGACAGCGAGGCGATCGAGGACACCGACCTCTCTTCGGTCCGGGCGATCGGATACTCCGGCGCGCCGATGAGTCAGTCGATCTTCGATCGGACTATCGAGACGTTCGAGCCCGAACACATCGCGAACCTCTACGGGACCACCGAGGTCTACGGCACGCTCGCGTACCTCGACCTCCACGAGATCGACGATCCGACCGTCACCGGTCCCGCGAACGTCGGCATCGAAACCCGAGTCGTCGAGGTCAACGCCGACAGTCCGGATGATCGCGTCGCCCCCGGCGAGCAAGGAGAACTCATCGTCAACACCGACTCGTCGGTGTCGTTCGAGGGATACTGGAACAAACCCGAGGCGACCGCTGAAGCCATTCGCGATGGTTGGTTTTACACCGGCGACGCGGCTCGCCTGACGGAGGAAAACCGAATCGTCATCACCGGTCGCGTCGATGATATGATCATCAGCGGCGGCGAGAACATCCACCCAACCGAAGTCGAGGACGTGCTTCTCACCCATCCCGCTGTTTCGGACGTCGGTGTCGTCGGCCACGCCGACGACGAGTGGGGATCGATCGTCGTCGCCTTCGTCGAACGAAGCGGGGACGTCACGGCCGAAGAACTCGATCAGTGGTGTCGCGACAGTGACGAACTGGCCGACTACAAACGACCGCGCGAGTACCGCTTCATCGACGAACTCCCACGGAACCCGAGTGGCAAGATCGAGCGATACAAACTCGAAGCGGACGACAGCTAG
- a CDS encoding ParA family protein: MLAYSTYSEAGGVGKTTTAANLAVAHARAGLNPLVVPLDPQDGDLSRLFGVDDQRTEPVDNIVRHMIRRPKGEFDALVRTVEGVDIIPEHNMLSDLAEYLQREKEQSEAMGEAFGVHAQLLRVLREAGVPKTYDVLICDPPATEGPHLYNAINATRSLVIPVEPSAKGQAAVEGLEELVGGFEEQLDVEVGVLAAIPMGFKNTRDQRSILDGIDYPVPEIVGERASLMEGCWMQQCSAFEYVREHRERRRDYEIDTLAQFDRLARHLEREVGLEAPNPPEPGDVDHEVMTV, from the coding sequence ATGCTTGCGTACTCGACATACAGTGAGGCAGGTGGCGTGGGTAAAACCACGACGGCGGCGAATCTCGCCGTCGCACACGCACGAGCGGGGCTTAACCCACTCGTTGTTCCACTGGACCCACAGGACGGCGACCTCTCACGACTGTTCGGTGTGGACGATCAGCGGACCGAACCCGTCGACAACATTGTCAGGCATATGATTCGACGCCCGAAGGGCGAGTTCGACGCGCTCGTGCGCACGGTGGAGGGGGTCGACATCATCCCAGAGCACAATATGCTCTCGGATCTCGCGGAGTATCTGCAACGCGAGAAAGAGCAGTCAGAGGCGATGGGAGAGGCGTTCGGCGTACACGCGCAATTGCTTCGAGTGCTCAGAGAGGCAGGCGTCCCGAAGACCTACGACGTGCTGATTTGTGATCCGCCCGCAACGGAGGGTCCGCACCTCTATAACGCGATTAACGCGACGCGGTCCCTCGTTATCCCTGTCGAGCCGAGTGCGAAGGGACAAGCCGCCGTAGAAGGATTAGAGGAGCTCGTCGGGGGATTCGAAGAGCAACTCGATGTCGAGGTCGGCGTCCTCGCAGCGATTCCGATGGGATTCAAAAACACCCGCGATCAGCGCTCGATCCTCGATGGGATCGACTACCCGGTCCCGGAGATCGTCGGTGAACGGGCCTCGCTGATGGAGGGGTGCTGGATGCAGCAGTGCTCGGCGTTCGAGTACGTCCGGGAACACCGCGAGCGGAGACGAGACTACGAGATTGACACCTTAGCGCAGTTCGACCGACTCGCGAGACATCTCGAACGTGAAGTCGGCCTAGAGGCACCGAATCCCCCAGAGCCCGGTGATGTGGACCACGAGGTGATGACTGTATGA
- a CDS encoding AIM24 family protein: MNVEQFKSAHAPADSDESFQLENSYTLDVAVDGSVMAKAGSMIAYSGDLSFTGRASAEGGIKGFLKEAATGEGTPVMTVEGSGHVYFADHQKKVQVLELASDDSITVNGEDVLAFEDDVSYEISTIDSLAGSFAGGFTNVFLEGPGYVALTTHGDPLVLEPPVATDPSATVAWSGTSPNVQVNRSLSDMIGQESGERYQMNFEGSEGFVVVQPYEEL, from the coding sequence ATGAACGTCGAGCAATTCAAATCCGCACACGCCCCCGCTGACTCGGACGAATCGTTCCAACTCGAGAATAGTTATACCCTCGACGTCGCCGTCGACGGATCCGTGATGGCGAAAGCCGGATCGATGATCGCCTACTCCGGTGACCTCTCGTTCACCGGCCGCGCTTCCGCGGAAGGTGGAATCAAGGGCTTCTTGAAGGAAGCCGCCACCGGTGAGGGAACGCCGGTGATGACCGTCGAAGGAAGCGGTCACGTGTACTTCGCTGACCACCAAAAGAAGGTCCAAGTGCTCGAACTCGCTTCCGACGATTCGATCACTGTCAACGGCGAGGACGTCCTCGCGTTCGAGGACGATGTTTCCTATGAGATCAGTACGATCGATAGCCTCGCTGGTTCGTTCGCGGGCGGATTCACGAACGTCTTCCTCGAAGGTCCGGGATACGTCGCGCTCACGACCCACGGCGACCCCCTCGTGTTGGAGCCGCCAGTCGCGACCGACCCGAGTGCGACGGTGGCGTGGAGCGGCACCTCACCGAACGTTCAAGTGAACCGCAGCCTCTCGGATATGATCGGTCAGGAGTCCGGCGAACGGTATCAGATGAACTTCGAGGGATCGGAGGGATTCGTCGTCGTGCAACCGTACGAGGAGTTGTAA
- a CDS encoding sodium:calcium antiporter, translating into MSLGGPAFSPAVHLLLVAVATGFIWLGSGWLEESAEHLSAYYGLPAVVQGSIVVAIGSSFPELASVVVTALSGTFSMGIGAIVGSAIFNILVIPALSGLFSDGHLQTNRTVVYKEAQFYMLAVAVLVITFALAVIYTPDPGGSPLTGRLTRPLATLPLLLYALYLFIQWQDVSDYDALDAPAGIAVRREWLRLGGGLLVILVAVEQLVGSVDSLGQTFGVPEFLAGVTVVAAATSLPDLLVSVRSAASGNDVTSLSNVFGSNTFDLLVAIPVGVLIAGTMPVDFAAATPMFGVLTLATVLLFTLLRTDLVITDLESSLLLVSYAVFLAWIVAETVGATQFLRGV; encoded by the coding sequence ATGTCTCTCGGAGGTCCCGCGTTCTCTCCCGCCGTCCACCTACTCCTCGTCGCCGTCGCGACTGGCTTCATCTGGCTCGGAAGCGGGTGGCTCGAAGAATCGGCCGAGCACCTCTCGGCGTATTACGGCCTTCCGGCGGTCGTGCAAGGATCGATCGTCGTCGCCATCGGGTCCAGTTTCCCCGAACTCGCGAGTGTCGTCGTCACCGCGCTCTCCGGCACGTTCAGTATGGGTATCGGGGCGATCGTCGGCTCCGCGATCTTCAACATCCTCGTCATCCCCGCGCTTTCCGGGCTCTTCAGCGACGGTCACTTACAGACCAATCGGACCGTCGTGTACAAGGAAGCGCAGTTCTATATGCTCGCGGTCGCGGTGCTCGTCATCACGTTCGCGTTGGCGGTCATCTACACGCCGGATCCGGGTGGATCGCCGCTGACCGGACGGCTGACACGCCCGTTAGCGACGCTTCCGCTGCTCTTGTACGCCCTGTATCTCTTCATCCAGTGGCAGGACGTCAGCGATTACGACGCGCTCGACGCGCCGGCCGGAATCGCCGTCCGCCGCGAGTGGCTGCGACTCGGCGGCGGGCTCCTCGTCATTCTCGTCGCGGTCGAACAGCTCGTCGGGAGCGTCGATTCGCTCGGTCAAACCTTCGGCGTCCCGGAATTTCTCGCGGGCGTGACGGTCGTCGCGGCCGCGACGAGCCTCCCGGATCTGCTGGTAAGCGTCCGCTCGGCTGCCTCCGGAAACGACGTCACGAGCCTCTCGAACGTCTTCGGATCGAACACGTTCGATCTGTTGGTCGCGATTCCCGTCGGCGTGTTGATCGCGGGCACGATGCCCGTCGACTTCGCCGCGGCCACGCCGATGTTCGGCGTTCTCACGCTCGCGACCGTGCTTCTGTTCACCCTCCTTCGGACTGATCTCGTCATCACCGACCTCGAATCGTCGCTCCTGCTCGTCTCGTACGCGGTGTTTCTCGCGTGGATCGTCGCAGAAACGGTCGGTGCCACGCAGTTTCTCAGGGGCGTGTGA
- a CDS encoding ASCH domain-containing protein, which yields MSEIDTDRLLPNDRVQQSVLNGDITQLTRGAGNRYATVGDTFEIEGASFEVTSVDRRTLGDFTDADARREGSESLEAYKARMKRVHPGDFEWDDSAEVLSYQFERVE from the coding sequence ATGAGTGAGATCGATACAGACCGACTCCTGCCCAACGATCGCGTGCAGCAGTCCGTCCTGAACGGTGACATCACGCAGTTGACCCGTGGCGCGGGCAATCGGTACGCGACCGTGGGCGATACGTTCGAGATCGAGGGCGCTTCGTTCGAGGTGACGAGCGTCGACCGCCGGACACTCGGGGACTTCACTGACGCCGACGCCCGAAGAGAGGGCTCGGAGTCGCTCGAAGCGTACAAAGCGCGGATGAAACGGGTCCATCCCGGGGACTTCGAGTGGGACGACAGCGCCGAGGTCCTGAGCTATCAATTCGAACGCGTCGAGTGA
- a CDS encoding type IV pilin N-terminal domain-containing protein, whose protein sequence is MALRDNTMNIKQLFTEERAVSPVIGVILMVAITVILAAVIGAFVLNLGQGIGQSAPQATFEINTTNLEDTDNATITHMAGDSIPESNLYVNGDIYQTGESVTALERSISGDSVSSGDNFEVEANSNDGGTIRVTWEAEDGSSSATLRSFEYENS, encoded by the coding sequence GTGGCTCTCAGAGACAATACGATGAACATCAAGCAACTTTTCACGGAAGAACGCGCGGTCAGTCCCGTTATCGGCGTGATTCTAATGGTGGCAATCACCGTCATTCTCGCCGCGGTCATCGGCGCGTTCGTGCTGAATCTCGGGCAGGGCATCGGGCAGTCCGCACCGCAGGCGACGTTCGAGATCAACACGACGAACTTAGAGGATACCGATAATGCGACGATTACCCACATGGCTGGCGATTCCATTCCGGAATCGAATCTGTACGTGAACGGTGATATATACCAAACCGGTGAGTCAGTTACCGCGCTCGAACGGTCTATAAGCGGAGACAGTGTGAGTTCTGGTGACAACTTCGAGGTCGAAGCTAACTCGAATGACGGCGGCACCATCCGCGTCACCTGGGAGGCCGAGGACGGCAGCAGTTCAGCGACACTTCGGTCCTTCGAGTACGAGAATTCGTAA
- the eif1A gene encoding translation initiation factor eIF-1A, whose translation MTEESGRRNLRMPHGEELFAVVTEHNGGNHVRVRCADGKNRMGRIPGRMKYRTWINEGDVVLVEPWDWQDEKANIEWRYSEQDAEQLREEGHIE comes from the coding sequence GTGACTGAAGAATCAGGGCGTCGAAACCTACGGATGCCCCACGGAGAGGAGCTGTTCGCGGTCGTCACCGAGCACAACGGTGGCAATCACGTTCGCGTACGATGTGCAGACGGCAAAAATCGAATGGGCCGGATCCCCGGCCGGATGAAGTACCGGACGTGGATCAACGAGGGCGATGTCGTCCTCGTCGAACCGTGGGACTGGCAGGACGAGAAGGCCAACATCGAGTGGCGCTACTCCGAGCAGGACGCCGAGCAGCTCCGCGAAGAAGGCCACATCGAATAG
- a CDS encoding DUF7475 family protein, whose amino-acid sequence MATQTAEGLSLHTESLAGIHWVGIVLAVISGVIHLALGVSFIASPLGWAFLVAGVGFLGGAIAVLVDYRRSLMYLLGIPFTAGQIVAWYVVNAPDFSPLGFADKAVQLLLIVVLIVLYRRGDAPTRA is encoded by the coding sequence ATGGCAACACAAACGGCCGAAGGCCTCTCCCTACACACGGAATCGTTGGCGGGCATTCACTGGGTCGGGATCGTACTGGCAGTAATTAGCGGCGTCATCCACCTCGCGCTCGGAGTGAGCTTCATCGCGAGCCCGCTCGGGTGGGCGTTCCTCGTCGCCGGCGTCGGGTTCCTCGGCGGGGCGATCGCCGTATTAGTCGACTACCGGCGGTCGCTGATGTATCTGCTCGGGATTCCCTTTACCGCCGGGCAGATCGTCGCGTGGTACGTCGTCAACGCGCCCGACTTTTCGCCGCTCGGGTTCGCGGACAAAGCCGTGCAGCTGCTACTGATCGTCGTGTTGATCGTCCTGTATCGCCGCGGTGACGCGCCGACACGGGCGTAA